A window of Sulfuricurvum sp. genomic DNA:
ATTTTACGGTCAAACGAAATCAAAGTAATTCATTGATGGCTGAAGATATAGAATTCCTAATTCGAAAAGTATTTGATGAGAAGCTTGATATGGGTAATTCTGTTATAGAGATTGATAAAGATGATGCAATACAAAGCTATAAAGATACCCCAAAAATTACAAAAAGAATGAAGAGTGAAGCGTATATGTTTGTCAATACGTTTTCTTTGCTCTTAAAGGTTTCTGATAAACGTTTTTTGAATGATTATGACGATAAGGATTTTGATTATTTTATGGAAACGTTTGTCTGGATTCCAGCATTTCAGGGTGGTAGAAAAAACTTTATTGCTACCATATTTGGGAATGATGATTTCATGCTGGCTAAATACTTCAAGAAGTTTTATATTGATAATTTAGATGATGATGAAGAAGATCTCCCTTTTAAAATCGATAAAGACTATCCTTATAGCGACGAAATTTTTAACAGCGAAGAACTTTTAGAAGAATTTGGCAAGTTAGATGTACAAAGCAACACAACTCTTTTAAATAAATACACAATTTTAAAGAAGTTTTTTGAGTGGTGTGTTGTCGATAAAAACTTTGTTAAAAAGACTCCATTTGGTTCTGAAAATGATTATAAATGGATGCAATTAATCAAAGATGTAGGAAATGCCGTAAAAACGAGAAACCCATTTTCAAACGAAGAAATATCAAATATGCTTAGAACCTTTATAGAACAAGATTTTTTTCAAAATGAGAACCTATCTTATTTCTATATACCGATGATATCATTATTCTCTGGGATGCGGATCGAAGAGATTTGTAAGCTGAAAGTAGAGCATATCATAAAAGAGAACGGTGTCTACTGTTATGATATTAAACCTCCTGTAAAAACTGTTGACTCAATACGAAAAGTCCCTATCCATCCTTTTATTTTGAAAAATTTGCGTTTTTTAGAATATGTGAAAACAAGAAAAGATCTTTTATTTGATCTACCTTTAACAAAGGTCAATGGGAAGATTAAATATTCTAAAAAATACTCAGGAATCTTTGGTGATTTCAGGGTTGCATTTGTTTCAAAAAAGAGAATAGAGGAAGATTTGATCAGTTTTCATTCGTTTAGGCACTACTTTGGAACAAATTTAAATAACACAGAAGTGAAGTTGAGTCATATATCAGCTTTATTGGGACATAAAATGGCAAACAATGAAAGTGTTACTTATTTAAAGCG
This region includes:
- a CDS encoding site-specific integrase, with the protein product MKYVFRTNLGYYKFARKIPNTNIQFIFSLQTKNLKIAKKITNSFLLKSALYYKMLQNMSKEEIMVRYAEIDDALNQYKEAAKQEYSIYEKTRQEHFKYNGADGSHPESIEFWLKEMQEYIGGRRTERQSIEFARKILARSTPELKQFRASLVTEEEKLTFLQCLIKSEADLLQIDDERAMRYFTVKRNQSNSLMAEDIEFLIRKVFDEKLDMGNSVIEIDKDDAIQSYKDTPKITKRMKSEAYMFVNTFSLLLKVSDKRFLNDYDDKDFDYFMETFVWIPAFQGGRKNFIATIFGNDDFMLAKYFKKFYIDNLDDDEEDLPFKIDKDYPYSDEIFNSEELLEEFGKLDVQSNTTLLNKYTILKKFFEWCVVDKNFVKKTPFGSENDYKWMQLIKDVGNAVKTRNPFSNEEISNMLRTFIEQDFFQNENLSYFYIPMISLFSGMRIEEICKLKVEHIIKENGVYCYDIKPPVKTVDSIRKVPIHPFILKNLRFLEYVKTRKDLLFDLPLTKVNGKIKYSKKYSGIFGDFRVAFVSKKRIEEDLISFHSFRHYFGTNLNNTEVKLSHISALLGHKMANNESVTYLKRDVVALNKSLNKLTIKVFKTEMDLMTVGFSKVKFKKTN